A window of Argopecten irradians isolate NY chromosome 14, Ai_NY, whole genome shotgun sequence contains these coding sequences:
- the LOC138307076 gene encoding uncharacterized protein, whose translation MGDIKALEKGRDMVLADRVQACSMFIKEHVYMTSIVGAAMKNKVSYNFKLKLDKLTGDPINTHCECPAGKWPHGTCKHLAAVLLMLQHFINTGVIQVEKSCTEHLQTFHKPKHAHKGAPVTAEDLPSKRKTGDDFLEDPRPPKYRNTEGYNDFVRHCIINHCSATSQDIAMRYLYGRANIQVATLEHDYTSLPFTEYWLESAVQVTEKQAKIIEESTRNQSSSKAWHSERAWRLTASRFGEILKMTHRRKNRI comes from the exons ATGGGGGACATTAAAGCCCTTGAAAAAGGAAGAGACATGGTTTTGGCCGACAGGGTACAGGCTTGCTCCATGTTCATCAAAGAGCATGTATACATGACCAGCATAGTTGGTGCTGCAATGAAGAACAAG GTTTCTTACAACTTCAAGCTGAAGCTGGATAAGCTGACAGGGGACCCAATAAATACCCACTGTGAGTGTCCAGCAGGTAAATGGCCACATGGAACATGTAAGCACCTGGCAGCAGTACTGTTGATGTTGCAGCATTTCATCAACACCGGAGTGATACAGGTGGAGAAGTCCTGTACAGAGCACCTACAAACATTCCACAAACCAAAACACGCACACAAAG GTGCCCCTGTAACCGCTGAGGATTTGCCTTCTAAAAGGAAAACTGGCGATGACTTTCTTGAGGACCCTAGACCACCCAAGTATCGTAATACAGAAGGATATAATGACTTCGTAAGACACTGCATCATCAACCACTGTTCTGCAACATCACAGGATATTGCAATGCGATATCTTTATGGAAGAGCAAACATACAG GTAGCTACATTGGAACATGATTACACATCCCTTCCATTTACAGAATACTGGCTGGAGTCAGCTGTCCAG GTCACTGAAAAACAGGCAAAAATAATTGAGGAGAGCACAAGAAACCAGTCCTCATCTAAAGCCTGGCACAGTGAAAGGGCATGGCGTCTCACAGCATCTAGATTTGGGGAAATCCTTAAGATGACACACAGGAGGA AAAATAGAATTTGA